A part of Dreissena polymorpha isolate Duluth1 chromosome 13, UMN_Dpol_1.0, whole genome shotgun sequence genomic DNA contains:
- the LOC127855931 gene encoding uncharacterized protein LOC127855931 has product MAFSAWPPAPSSVATNVVIPTSTVDSLESMINKSLRRWFGLPSCMTSIGLYNRTGMLQLPLSSIVEEYKVSKARLVLTLRDSSDMSIRNAGIEVRTERRWSASNAVEQAESRLRHQDIVGTSCQGRQGLVLNTRQPWSSATTVQRRELVQSEIRKEEETRKVKAVQMGSQGSWTKWQTTWRKLSWTDIWKYQFFQLQFLIRAVYDVLPTPANLQRWGLIETAECTLCGGRATLDHILSSCKEALAQGRYHWRHDQVLREVADTLERHKKKARVHAGAKHINFVPAGTAMKGTKGEHPSILDGTNDWELRADLRKQLQFPDIVHTTLRPDIVMVSEKTKKIILVELTVPWEERCTQAHERKKAKYEDLIQECREAGWRSWNYPIEVGCRGFPAPSLGKMFQDMGIVGQARKLAIKKVSQAAERSSSWLWLRRNASNWKPSTNG; this is encoded by the coding sequence ATGGCTTTTTCAGCATGGCCTCCTGCCCCGTCTTCTGTGGCCACTAATGTTGTGATCCCAACATCGACGGTTGATAGCTTGGAAAGCATGATAAACAAGAGCCTGAGACGATGGTTCGGACTTCCATCATGTATGACAAGTATTGGACTCTACAACAGAACTGGAATGTTGCAGCTCCCTCTTTCATCAATTGTAGAGGAGTACAAAGTTAGTAAGGCAAGGCTCGTGTTGACCCTACGAGACTCTAGTGACATGAGCATCAGAAATGCAGGGATAGAGGTCAGAACTGAAAGAAGATGGTCAGCATCCAATGCAGTTGAGCAGGCAGAGAGTCGACTGAGACATCAAGACATAGTGGGAACAAGTTGTCAAGGTAGACAGGGACTCGTCTTGAACACTAGACAACCGTGGAGTTCAGCCACAACAGTCCAAAGAAGAGAACTTGTTCAGAGCGAAATCCGAAAGGAAGAAGAGACAAGAAAGGTGAAAGCAGTTCAGATGGGGAGCCAGGGAAGCTGGACAAAGTGGCAGACAACATGGAGGAAACTGTCATGGACAGATATCTGGAAGTACCAGTTTTTTCAACTGCAGTTCCTGATCCGGGCAGTTTATGATGTCTTGCCAACACCGGCTAATCTCCAGAGATGGGGGCTGATAGAGACAGCAGAATGCACCCTATGTGGAGGAAGAGCTACCCTGGACCACATCTTGTCCTCGTGTAAAGAAGCACTTGCCCAGGGGAGATATCACTGGAGACATGACCAGGTACTCCGAGAGGTAGCTGATACACTTGAGAGACACAAGAAGAAGGCACGGGTACATGCAGGGGCAAAGCACATCAACTTTGTACCAGCAGGGACAGCAATGAAGGGTACAAAGGGAGAACATCCGAGTATCCTAGACGGCACAAATGACTGGGAACTACGGGCAGATCTTAGAAAACAGctgcagtttccagacattgtccACACTACCCTACGTCCAGACATTGTGATGGTCTCCGAAAAGACAAAAAAGATCATTCTGGTAGAGCTGACTGTACCGTGGGAAGAAAGATGTACTCAGGCACATGAGAGAAAGAAGGCCAAGTACGAAGATCTCATCCAGGAATGTAGAGAGGCCGGGTGGAGATCATGGAACTACCCGATTGAAGTGGGATGCAGAGGGTTTCCTGCACCATCGCTGGGAAAGATGTTCCAGGATATGGGAATAGTGGGGCAGGCGAGAAAGCTGGCCATTAAGAAGGTATCACAGGCAGCAGAAAGAAGCTCCAGCTGGCTGTGGCTAAGGAGGAACGCCAGTAACTGGAAGCCTTCCACTAATgggtag